A part of Thermocrinis albus DSM 14484 genomic DNA contains:
- a CDS encoding MFS transporter codes for MKHKLLAFALYDAGETFLSALVFSTLYPLYISQRVDVSLYSFLYGLSFFISFFLAIYLGKLADRYALRKRFFVLFTFMVFLCGVLLGLFWDSLVLTLSLYMLMVISHQQAWVFYSSMLVGFEKMGIASGFGVASGYVASAFALILVAPHMRVPYAFWQISLVFLLLSVPSLLLLTEPGQRAHVRIRDLLSDKKFLLLCVSILSLTEVANTLVAMMGVYLREVYSMQEGEIYRVIGLSALGGVLGGPLWGKLVDLLGAKRVFPVGFFLWLLFLVLLYLSSRAYVLAVGLWAGLSLAHLWTSSRVLLLENFPKGESSVRMSFLSLTERIASSVGLWVWSGLLVMTDHNYRLSALLMVVFPLLGFLLYLISRPSR; via the coding sequence TTGAAACACAAGCTCCTCGCCTTTGCCCTTTACGATGCGGGTGAAACTTTCCTCTCCGCTCTTGTTTTCTCCACCCTTTATCCTCTTTATATCAGCCAAAGAGTTGATGTGAGCCTTTACTCTTTCCTTTACGGTCTTTCTTTTTTTATCTCCTTCTTCCTGGCCATCTACCTGGGTAAACTGGCTGACAGGTATGCTTTGCGCAAAAGGTTCTTTGTGCTCTTCACTTTTATGGTTTTCCTATGCGGCGTACTCCTCGGATTGTTTTGGGACAGTCTTGTTCTGACTCTCTCTCTATATATGCTTATGGTTATATCCCATCAACAAGCTTGGGTATTTTACAGCTCCATGCTGGTGGGTTTTGAAAAGATGGGCATAGCCTCCGGGTTCGGTGTAGCTTCGGGATACGTGGCATCCGCCTTTGCCCTTATTCTGGTAGCTCCTCACATGCGTGTACCTTACGCCTTTTGGCAGATTTCTTTGGTGTTTTTACTTCTTAGTGTGCCCTCTCTCCTATTGCTGACAGAACCAGGCCAGCGTGCTCACGTAAGGATAAGGGATCTTCTCTCCGACAAGAAATTTTTACTTCTGTGCGTCTCCATACTCTCCCTTACGGAAGTGGCCAACACGTTGGTGGCCATGATGGGTGTATACCTGAGAGAGGTCTACTCTATGCAAGAGGGGGAGATATATCGGGTGATAGGTCTCTCTGCTTTGGGTGGTGTACTGGGTGGACCTTTGTGGGGCAAGCTGGTGGATCTCTTAGGTGCTAAGCGTGTTTTTCCCGTTGGTTTCTTTCTGTGGCTTTTGTTCTTGGTGTTGTTGTACTTATCTAGCAGGGCTTATGTCCTTGCGGTGGGTCTGTGGGCTGGGCTGTCACTGGCACATCTGTGGACGTCGTCAAGAGTTTTACTGTTAGAAAACTTCCCCAAAGGAGAGTCTTCCGTGAGAATGTCCTTCCTTTCCCTCACCGAGAGGATAGCGTCCAGTGTGGGCCTCTGGGTATGGTCCGGGCTGCTGGTGATGACGGATCACAATTACAGGTTATCCGCGCTCCTTATGGTGGTGTTTCCCCTCCTAGGTTTCCTCCTCTATCTTATCTCCAGGCCTTCCAGATAG
- a CDS encoding RNA methyltransferase: MKNHNVFIALLHYPAMAKDGKIIITSFTTMDLHDIARPARAYEINTFYIVQPVDAQRYIIQKQIDYWLSEEGRKTNPTRHEVVSMVKLLYTYDEVIEDIQKNRGTKPVVVGTDARPYPKTVSYQFLREEIEKRERDFLIVFGTGYGIPPDLMATFDYILEPIYGAGDWNHLSVRNAAAIILDRLLSRNRC; encoded by the coding sequence ATGAAGAATCACAACGTTTTCATAGCCCTACTTCATTATCCTGCCATGGCAAAGGACGGGAAGATCATCATAACCTCCTTCACCACCATGGACCTCCATGATATAGCGAGACCTGCAAGAGCCTACGAAATAAACACCTTTTATATAGTCCAGCCTGTAGATGCTCAGAGGTACATAATTCAGAAACAGATAGACTATTGGCTGTCGGAAGAAGGAAGGAAAACCAACCCCACCCGTCACGAGGTGGTGAGTATGGTAAAACTCCTCTACACTTACGACGAAGTCATAGAGGACATACAGAAGAACAGGGGAACCAAGCCTGTGGTGGTGGGAACGGATGCCCGCCCTTATCCCAAAACTGTCAGTTATCAGTTTCTGAGAGAAGAGATAGAAAAGAGGGAAAGGGACTTTCTGATAGTTTTTGGAACAGGGTACGGTATACCACCGGACCTGATGGCCACTTTTGACTACATTCTGGAACCCATCTACGGTGCAGGAGACTGGAATCACCTCTCGGTGAGGAACGCGGCCGCCATAATACTGGACAGACTTCTCAGTAGAAACAGGTGTTGA
- a CDS encoding AtpZ/AtpI family protein, translated as MKGKDFLALTVGTNLVGGVLAGLLVGYLFDRWIMEDLFGVRTQPYGLMFFFLIGVISGFVNAYRDMRKLR; from the coding sequence ATGAAAGGTAAAGACTTTCTCGCTCTCACTGTTGGTACGAACCTGGTGGGAGGTGTGCTGGCAGGTCTTTTGGTGGGTTACCTTTTCGATAGGTGGATAATGGAGGATCTTTTCGGTGTAAGAACTCAACCTTACGGACTTATGTTCTTTTTCCTAATAGGAGTTATATCAGGTTTTGTTAACGCATACCGGGACATGAGGAAGCTTCGGTGA
- a CDS encoding KaiC domain-containing protein: MMEEKEKPQIVEESIWIAGEAIKKAPRLQGVPTGVEGLDDLFFVAELVDGKIIKKPLGGIPAYSVTNITGVSDTGKSLMVEQYAVMQASRGEGVAFITVESPAPFVTVGLRERAKAMGIDWDSIQDRIVLIDAASHGRLRENLPDLFATLAYAIKTYKVRHTIIDSVTGLYEAKEMMARTIVRQLFNFMKKWYQTALFVSQKRSGHEELTAEAAGGYAVSHIVDCSIVLSKELILTQTQARIYKKQIGDVVRLFRIDGCRMCGHDTRTHFMEITELGLVKIGPPITGG; this comes from the coding sequence ATGATGGAAGAGAAGGAAAAACCACAGATAGTGGAGGAGAGTATCTGGATAGCCGGTGAGGCTATAAAAAAAGCACCACGTCTCCAAGGCGTACCTACGGGTGTGGAGGGTCTTGATGATCTTTTCTTTGTAGCTGAACTGGTAGACGGTAAGATTATCAAAAAACCTCTGGGAGGCATACCCGCTTACTCTGTCACCAACATAACAGGTGTGTCAGACACAGGTAAGTCCCTTATGGTGGAACAGTATGCGGTGATGCAGGCTAGCCGAGGAGAAGGAGTGGCCTTCATAACTGTTGAGTCTCCTGCACCTTTCGTAACGGTAGGTCTTAGGGAAAGGGCCAAAGCGATGGGTATAGACTGGGACTCTATTCAGGACAGGATAGTTCTCATAGACGCTGCCTCTCACGGGAGACTGAGGGAGAACCTACCTGATCTGTTTGCCACCCTTGCCTACGCCATAAAGACTTACAAAGTGCGCCACACCATAATAGACTCGGTAACAGGCCTTTACGAAGCTAAGGAGATGATGGCCAGAACTATAGTGAGGCAGCTCTTTAACTTTATGAAAAAGTGGTATCAGACAGCCCTCTTTGTCTCCCAAAAGAGGAGTGGCCACGAGGAGCTAACTGCTGAAGCAGCGGGAGGCTATGCGGTGAGCCACATAGTGGACTGTTCCATCGTTCTCTCAAAAGAGCTCATACTCACTCAAACCCAGGCAAGGATATACAAGAAACAGATAGGAGATGTGGTGAGACTCTTCCGTATAGACGGTTGTAGAATGTGCGGTCACGATACGAGAACCCACTTTATGGAGATAACGGAGTTGGGGTTGGTAAAGATAGGGCCACCCATCACAGGCGGCTGA
- the mraY gene encoding phospho-N-acetylmuramoyl-pentapeptide-transferase yields MLYHLALYLKDHVSFLNVFKYITFRSFLALLVAFFIVLVLTPIFVKKLKALQRLFRGYVRQYTPEGHTVKRYTPTMGGLVVLLSILITSFLLMRLDLAYFWIIAFCMVSFGAIGFWDDFVKLKNKKGISAKSKFTAQTITALTTAFLLYNFTEVGSKLYFPFLKNLYLDLGLLYIPFATLVIVATSNAVNLTDGLDGLAIGPVMTTAATMGVIAYATGHAGISKYLNIPYVPYAGDLAVLCLAIVGAGLGFLWFNAYPAQLFLGDVGALSLGAALGVIALVAKSELVLVIAGGVLVFETLSVILQVAYFKLTKGKRLFRMAPFHHHLELSGLPEPKIVVRMWIVSILLGVIALTTLKLR; encoded by the coding sequence ATGCTTTACCACCTGGCACTTTACCTGAAAGATCACGTATCTTTCCTTAACGTCTTTAAGTACATCACTTTCAGGTCCTTCTTAGCTCTTCTTGTGGCCTTCTTCATAGTGTTGGTACTGACACCTATCTTTGTGAAGAAACTGAAAGCTCTGCAGAGGCTCTTCAGGGGTTATGTGCGCCAATACACACCGGAAGGGCATACCGTAAAGAGATACACACCCACCATGGGTGGGCTGGTGGTACTTCTCAGTATTCTTATAACTTCCTTTCTCCTAATGCGCCTGGATCTTGCGTATTTCTGGATCATAGCCTTCTGTATGGTGAGTTTTGGTGCTATAGGCTTCTGGGACGATTTTGTGAAACTTAAAAACAAAAAGGGTATATCGGCAAAGAGCAAGTTCACGGCACAGACCATAACCGCTCTAACAACCGCTTTCTTACTCTACAATTTCACGGAAGTGGGTAGCAAGCTTTACTTTCCCTTCTTAAAGAACCTTTATCTGGATCTGGGTCTACTGTACATACCTTTCGCCACCTTGGTGATAGTAGCTACCTCCAACGCGGTCAATCTCACAGACGGGCTGGATGGCTTAGCTATAGGTCCCGTCATGACTACGGCTGCCACCATGGGTGTGATAGCTTACGCAACAGGTCACGCGGGTATATCCAAGTATCTCAACATACCCTATGTACCTTACGCCGGTGATCTGGCTGTACTTTGCCTAGCCATAGTGGGGGCCGGCCTAGGTTTCCTGTGGTTCAACGCCTATCCCGCTCAGTTGTTTTTGGGAGACGTGGGTGCCCTCTCCTTAGGTGCCGCCTTGGGTGTGATAGCCCTCGTGGCCAAATCGGAGCTTGTCCTGGTCATAGCGGGTGGTGTGCTGGTCTTTGAGACCCTCAGCGTTATATTACAGGTGGCCTACTTTAAACTCACAAAAGGTAAAAGGTTGTTCCGCATGGCACCCTTCCACCACCACCTGGAACTTTCCGGACTGCCGGAACCCAAGATAGTGGTGCGTATGTGGATCGTATCCATCCTGCTGGGTGTTATAGCCCTCACCACTCTAAAACTGCGATGA
- the thiL gene encoding thiamine-phosphate kinase has translation MRVSGLGEDALVERIKGILDSTYIGDDTALVEVGGVPLLLTTDALREGVHFLRSFPISAVGWKAVSTSVSDVVACGGKPLFLLVSLALPDVDVSVVDQLYEGIKKACQFYSCTVVGGNITKSDKLGIDVFLLGQTQRFVARRGAKPKDGVYVSGTLGDAKAGLELLLMEKRQYEEFELLLIERHLRPTARIDYVGHISKYANACMDISDGLSTDANRLAKSSGVRLRLDPDRIPISRELRTFCQKHGKDPLQYALHGGEDYQLLFTHPESRYNPFLDMTLIGWVEEGEGVYLGQEPLPPAGFDHLREV, from the coding sequence ATGAGGGTAAGCGGTCTTGGAGAAGACGCTCTCGTAGAGAGAATAAAGGGTATCCTTGACTCCACCTATATAGGAGATGACACAGCCCTGGTGGAAGTGGGAGGGGTTCCTTTACTCTTGACCACCGACGCCCTACGGGAAGGTGTTCATTTTCTGAGAAGTTTCCCTATCTCGGCGGTAGGATGGAAAGCAGTTAGCACATCTGTGAGTGACGTGGTGGCCTGCGGTGGAAAACCTCTCTTCCTTCTTGTATCCTTAGCCTTGCCTGATGTGGATGTATCGGTGGTAGACCAACTTTACGAAGGTATAAAGAAAGCCTGCCAGTTTTACTCTTGCACGGTAGTAGGTGGTAATATCACCAAAAGCGACAAGCTGGGTATAGATGTGTTCCTTCTCGGACAGACTCAGCGTTTCGTAGCCAGAAGAGGTGCAAAACCAAAGGACGGTGTATACGTAAGCGGGACGCTGGGAGATGCCAAAGCGGGGCTTGAGCTACTATTGATGGAAAAAAGACAGTATGAGGAGTTTGAGCTTTTACTTATAGAGAGACACCTGCGCCCTACGGCGCGCATAGATTACGTAGGACATATCTCCAAGTACGCAAACGCTTGTATGGACATAAGCGACGGACTGTCCACTGATGCCAACAGACTGGCTAAAAGTAGCGGTGTTAGACTCCGTCTTGATCCGGATCGCATACCCATCTCCAGGGAGTTACGTACCTTCTGCCAGAAGCACGGGAAAGACCCCCTTCAGTACGCTTTACATGGTGGAGAAGATTACCAGTTGCTTTTTACACATCCCGAAAGCAGGTACAACCCTTTTCTGGATATGACTTTGATCGGTTGGGTAGAGGAAGGTGAAGGTGTGTATCTGGGACAGGAGCCTCTACCGCCTGCAGGATTTGACCATCTTAGAGAAGTATGA
- a CDS encoding HU family DNA-binding protein — MNRENLIRRVSEELKVSREDARKLVRGIVESMVEVLIQHRKLELRNFGVFRIGKIRGRFVKNPRTGVEMYVAESYTVRFKPSRHVIRKINGENQG, encoded by the coding sequence GTGAACAGGGAAAACCTAATAAGAAGGGTGAGTGAAGAGCTTAAGGTCAGCAGAGAAGATGCCAGAAAACTGGTGAGGGGCATTGTGGAGAGTATGGTGGAGGTACTTATCCAACACAGGAAGCTGGAGCTTAGAAACTTCGGTGTTTTTAGGATAGGAAAGATTAGGGGGAGGTTTGTAAAAAATCCACGCACAGGTGTGGAGATGTACGTAGCGGAGAGTTACACGGTACGTTTTAAACCTTCCCGTCACGTGATAAGGAAGATCAATGGAGAAAATCAGGGCTGA
- a CDS encoding sigma-54-dependent transcriptional regulator, with product MKAKVLVVDDERSIRDTLERLLKSEGYAVKTVSTMGEALQRAKEEYFHCVLLDLWLPDANGLNHIKELLEILPGTRIVVITGHGNVQDAVRAIKDGAFDFIEKPFSLERLLLTLKKAVESFPEAIQEKELPIVGNSKAIREIKELIRKVAPTDVPVLITGESGTGKELVARSIHYLSQRQRGPFVDINCASIPDDLLEAELFGYEKGAFTSASSRKLGKLELAHSGTLFLDEIGDMSLRAQAKLLRVLETKRFTRLGSNQVIESDFRIISASNKDLLQEVEKGSFRQDLYYRISTVVIHLPPLRERVEDVPLLAEYFLKQFAPDKILSEDAKEELMRYSWKGNVRELKNLMERIAILHTGERITARDLKALLYVQDEDYRGLLQEQNFKKAKMMFEKLFLTKKLRENQYDIKKVAQITGLDLSTLYRKIKQYGIELK from the coding sequence ATGAAGGCCAAGGTTCTCGTTGTAGATGACGAAAGAAGCATAAGGGATACCCTGGAACGCCTACTTAAGAGTGAAGGGTACGCTGTAAAGACGGTAAGTACCATGGGGGAGGCCCTTCAGAGAGCAAAGGAGGAGTACTTTCACTGTGTGCTTCTTGATCTGTGGCTTCCCGATGCCAACGGCCTCAATCACATAAAGGAACTTTTGGAGATACTGCCAGGTACCAGGATAGTGGTTATAACGGGTCATGGAAACGTGCAGGACGCGGTGAGAGCCATAAAGGATGGTGCCTTCGACTTTATAGAAAAACCCTTCTCCCTGGAGAGACTTTTGCTGACCCTCAAGAAAGCGGTGGAGAGCTTTCCGGAGGCAATCCAAGAGAAAGAACTTCCTATAGTGGGTAACAGCAAGGCCATAAGGGAGATAAAGGAACTTATCCGAAAGGTAGCCCCCACCGACGTGCCTGTCCTTATAACAGGCGAGTCCGGTACCGGAAAGGAACTGGTGGCCAGAAGTATACACTATCTGTCTCAACGTCAGAGAGGACCCTTCGTGGATATCAACTGCGCCTCTATACCCGACGACCTTCTGGAGGCGGAGTTGTTCGGCTACGAGAAAGGTGCTTTCACATCGGCATCTTCCAGGAAATTGGGAAAACTGGAACTGGCCCATTCAGGCACCTTGTTCCTCGATGAGATAGGAGACATGAGCCTTAGGGCCCAAGCAAAGCTTCTCAGGGTCTTAGAGACCAAAAGGTTCACACGACTGGGTAGCAACCAGGTGATAGAGTCGGATTTTAGGATCATAAGTGCCTCCAACAAAGATCTTCTGCAGGAGGTGGAAAAGGGAAGCTTCCGGCAGGATCTTTACTACAGAATTTCCACAGTGGTGATACATTTACCTCCTCTGAGAGAGAGGGTGGAGGACGTACCCCTTCTGGCAGAGTATTTTCTAAAACAGTTCGCACCCGATAAGATTCTTTCGGAGGATGCCAAAGAAGAGCTCATGAGATATTCATGGAAGGGTAACGTGAGGGAACTTAAGAACCTCATGGAGAGAATAGCCATACTACATACAGGCGAAAGGATCACCGCCAGAGACCTAAAAGCTCTCCTCTATGTGCAGGATGAGGATTACAGGGGTCTGTTACAGGAACAGAACTTTAAAAAGGCAAAGATGATGTTTGAAAAACTCTTCCTTACCAAAAAGCTGAGGGAGAATCAGTACGACATAAAGAAGGTGGCCCAGATAACAGGTCTTGATCTTTCTACCCTCTATAGGAAGATAAAACAGTATGGTATAGAGTTAAAATAG
- a CDS encoding geranylgeranyl reductase family protein → MEKIRADVLVVGAGPAGSTCAWELSKRGAKVILVDFKRAVGVPVQCAEFVPAQLFNSFPQLFTDKAIAQRVEKMIHFTPWGDVVEMSSPGYVLNREVFDSHIAQLAVKEGAQLFLRCIFLGFQDGVCLVEEIDTRRRFTVDADMVVGADGPRSRVAKLTGGGCSHFLTTAQVTLPLRVPLKDLLIYFREYIPGGYGWVFPKGSVANVGVGLDPAFGINVMEALRTFLKELLKEKVVEEKVLKRTGGWIPADGLIRPVRGKVLLVGDAGGFCHPITGGGIANAVMSGSMAGKALAEGKPEEFQEEAEDVFGPSINRAAIKRKLHMKSWDDLKKIIPITWIAFDEYWRVL, encoded by the coding sequence ATGGAGAAAATCAGGGCTGATGTTCTGGTGGTAGGAGCTGGTCCCGCAGGTTCCACATGTGCCTGGGAGCTTTCCAAGAGAGGTGCCAAAGTCATTCTGGTAGATTTCAAGAGAGCGGTGGGAGTTCCTGTCCAGTGTGCTGAGTTTGTACCTGCACAGCTTTTTAACAGTTTTCCTCAACTCTTCACCGATAAGGCGATAGCCCAAAGAGTGGAGAAGATGATTCACTTCACACCTTGGGGTGATGTGGTGGAGATGTCCTCCCCCGGTTATGTACTCAACAGAGAGGTGTTTGACAGTCATATAGCCCAGCTAGCCGTTAAAGAGGGTGCGCAACTGTTTCTGAGGTGTATCTTTTTAGGTTTTCAGGACGGTGTGTGCCTCGTAGAAGAGATAGACACTCGCAGAAGATTCACCGTAGATGCAGACATGGTAGTGGGTGCAGATGGTCCCAGATCCCGCGTAGCTAAGCTGACAGGTGGTGGATGCTCTCACTTTCTCACCACCGCACAGGTGACACTCCCCCTCAGGGTACCTCTGAAAGATCTCCTCATATACTTCAGAGAGTACATTCCGGGAGGATACGGCTGGGTCTTTCCCAAGGGAAGTGTGGCCAACGTAGGTGTAGGTTTAGATCCTGCCTTCGGCATCAACGTGATGGAGGCTCTCAGAACCTTCCTGAAGGAGCTTTTGAAGGAAAAAGTGGTGGAAGAAAAAGTACTGAAGAGAACAGGTGGATGGATACCGGCGGATGGCCTTATCCGGCCGGTGAGGGGAAAAGTCCTCTTGGTGGGTGATGCAGGAGGCTTCTGTCACCCTATAACAGGTGGGGGAATAGCCAACGCTGTTATGTCGGGCAGTATGGCAGGCAAGGCTCTGGCAGAAGGAAAACCGGAGGAGTTTCAGGAAGAGGCGGAAGATGTTTTTGGTCCATCCATCAACAGGGCTGCCATCAAAAGAAAACTTCACATGAAGAGCTGGGATGATCTTAAGAAGATCATACCTATCACCTGGATAGCCTTTGATGAGTACTGGCGTGTGCTATAA
- a CDS encoding KdsC family phosphatase: MDLRHIRILLMDVDGVLTDGRLYYTERGEEIKVFDVKDGLSIKLAQKAGIITGVISGRVSNALRKRLEELGIEEIHLGQKDKLRALYEIVEKYQVTLQEVAYIGDDYVDIPVLRKVGFPVAVKDAPLLVKKFALYETKREGGRGAVREVIELILSQKGVLEEVLRDYLCGE, encoded by the coding sequence ATGGACCTGCGCCACATCCGTATCCTCCTTATGGATGTAGATGGCGTTCTTACCGACGGAAGGCTCTATTACACAGAGAGGGGGGAGGAGATAAAGGTGTTTGATGTGAAAGACGGCTTAAGCATAAAGCTGGCACAGAAAGCTGGCATCATAACCGGTGTCATATCGGGAAGAGTGTCCAATGCCTTGAGGAAGCGCCTGGAAGAACTGGGTATAGAGGAGATACATCTGGGACAAAAGGATAAGCTGAGAGCTCTTTATGAGATCGTAGAGAAGTACCAAGTCACCCTGCAAGAGGTGGCTTACATAGGTGATGACTACGTAGACATCCCGGTGCTGAGAAAGGTAGGTTTTCCTGTAGCTGTGAAAGATGCCCCCCTTTTGGTGAAGAAGTTCGCCCTTTACGAAACCAAGAGGGAGGGTGGAAGAGGAGCTGTGAGGGAGGTGATAGAGCTCATCCTCTCTCAGAAGGGTGTTTTGGAAGAAGTGCTGAGGGACTACCTTTGTGGAGAATAA
- a CDS encoding 7-cyano-7-deazaguanine synthase, whose product MKKVVVLFSGGVESSTLLYLKLKEGVCVYPVYVREGMSWEHAELFWAKKVWHHFKESYTNLMPLCVCRGNGVPPRKGELFIPLRNLRLAASVATYALRRKAYEINIGSLGAYPFPDNNLPYLKEVEKLLSVGSGQDIKLEAPLFGMDKRRIVELYGPHVPLHLTFSCIKPIRKGNKFFHCGKCVKCLEREEALSRL is encoded by the coding sequence GTGAAGAAAGTAGTAGTTCTTTTCAGTGGGGGTGTGGAGAGCAGTACCTTACTTTACTTAAAGCTGAAGGAAGGGGTCTGTGTGTATCCTGTCTATGTAAGAGAAGGTATGAGCTGGGAACATGCGGAACTCTTCTGGGCCAAGAAAGTGTGGCATCACTTTAAAGAGTCGTACACCAACCTGATGCCTCTGTGTGTGTGCAGAGGGAACGGTGTACCACCCAGGAAAGGTGAGCTGTTTATCCCTTTAAGAAACCTCAGGTTAGCGGCCTCCGTTGCCACATACGCTCTGCGAAGAAAGGCTTATGAAATAAACATAGGAAGTCTTGGAGCTTATCCTTTTCCCGACAATAACCTTCCTTACCTGAAGGAGGTGGAAAAACTTCTTTCGGTAGGTTCAGGACAAGATATAAAACTGGAAGCTCCCCTCTTTGGTATGGACAAAAGGAGGATAGTGGAGTTGTACGGACCACATGTTCCCCTACACCTCACCTTCTCCTGCATAAAACCTATACGGAAAGGGAACAAATTTTTCCACTGTGGTAAGTGTGTGAAATGCTTGGAAAGGGAAGAAGCTCTCAGCCGCCTGTGA
- the fmt gene encoding methionyl-tRNA formyltransferase, with the protein MRVLFMGTPKFALPSLEKIYRHFELIGVVCQPDRPAGRGMRPQPPPTKVFALERHLPVYQPATSRELEDVVLSLKPQCVVVVAYGKILSSKILSAVPYGCVNLHASLLPKYRGAAPIQRALMAGEKNTGITVMLMDEGMDTGDILAQETVSIEEEDNLETLSEKLSHKGADLLLQTLQRWFRGEIEPVPQKGEPTYAPPIQKEEFRICWKATSESVKDRVRGLYPNAYTLTPEGHRIRILKVRPVEGTGEPGEILSRNRLVVACSKGAVEIQELITPKGKRVRGEDFLKGYSLKNFL; encoded by the coding sequence ATGAGAGTCCTCTTTATGGGAACACCCAAGTTTGCTCTCCCGAGCCTTGAAAAGATCTACAGGCACTTTGAACTGATAGGTGTCGTTTGCCAACCAGATAGGCCTGCGGGTAGGGGTATGAGGCCACAACCTCCACCCACAAAAGTCTTTGCCCTAGAAAGGCACTTACCGGTATACCAACCTGCCACCTCAAGGGAACTGGAGGATGTGGTGCTGAGTTTAAAACCTCAGTGTGTGGTGGTGGTTGCCTACGGCAAGATTCTCTCCTCCAAAATTCTTTCGGCGGTACCTTACGGATGCGTAAACCTACACGCTTCACTACTTCCCAAGTACAGAGGAGCAGCACCCATCCAAAGAGCCCTCATGGCGGGAGAAAAAAACACCGGCATCACGGTGATGCTGATGGACGAAGGAATGGACACAGGAGACATACTGGCCCAAGAAACCGTCAGTATAGAGGAGGAGGACAACCTGGAGACCCTCTCGGAAAAGTTATCTCACAAAGGTGCTGATCTTCTCCTGCAGACTCTCCAAAGATGGTTCCGGGGAGAGATAGAGCCTGTACCCCAGAAGGGAGAGCCTACTTATGCTCCCCCCATACAGAAGGAAGAATTCAGGATATGTTGGAAGGCCACCTCAGAGAGTGTAAAGGACCGTGTGAGAGGCCTTTACCCTAACGCCTACACCTTAACACCAGAAGGACACAGGATACGTATCCTTAAAGTAAGGCCGGTGGAAGGTACAGGTGAACCTGGAGAGATACTATCCCGAAACAGATTAGTGGTTGCTTGTTCAAAAGGCGCCGTTGAGATACAAGAGCTCATAACACCTAAAGGGAAAAGGGTCAGGGGTGAGGACTTTCTGAAGGGATACTCCCTGAAAAACTTCCTGTGA
- the lptA gene encoding lipopolysaccharide transport periplasmic protein LptA: protein MRMLSLLLLLLFGMALAQQAVLGEADSLLYEGNKIIYTGHVKFVRGDGVLTADKVIIYLDEKKKAKWAEAEGNVRYHDSKRKARANRATYDFQKEILTLTGNARVEEGPNFVEADEIIYYKKEDRAVAVSKGQRVRTFYVEEKGEQGKPNKKGE, encoded by the coding sequence ATGAGGATGCTTTCGCTATTACTACTTCTCCTCTTTGGTATGGCTTTGGCTCAACAGGCGGTACTGGGAGAAGCAGACTCTCTTCTTTACGAAGGTAACAAGATCATCTACACGGGTCATGTGAAGTTTGTAAGGGGAGATGGTGTCCTCACAGCGGACAAGGTGATCATATACTTGGATGAGAAAAAGAAAGCCAAGTGGGCTGAGGCAGAAGGTAACGTAAGATACCATGACAGCAAAAGGAAAGCAAGAGCCAACAGGGCCACCTACGACTTTCAGAAGGAGATCCTCACCCTCACGGGAAACGCCAGGGTAGAGGAAGGACCCAACTTTGTGGAGGCGGATGAGATAATTTATTACAAGAAGGAAGACAGAGCCGTTGCGGTAAGTAAAGGACAGAGGGTAAGGACCTTTTACGTGGAGGAAAAAGGTGAACAGGGAAAACCTAATAAGAAGGGTGAGTGA
- a CDS encoding NIL domain-containing protein, translating to MNLVRLQLIYPEDKVKEPVICMVCKRFDVVLNIRTAKVTKDTGILTVELQGEESQIEEAIRFIQNLGVEVQPLEGQIFTE from the coding sequence ATGAACTTGGTCAGGCTTCAGCTCATATACCCGGAGGATAAGGTAAAGGAGCCTGTCATATGTATGGTGTGCAAAAGATTTGACGTAGTACTGAACATAAGAACCGCTAAGGTCACCAAGGATACAGGTATCCTGACGGTGGAACTTCAAGGAGAGGAAAGCCAGATAGAAGAAGCCATTCGGTTCATTCAGAATCTGGGTGTAGAGGTACAACCTTTGGAGGGACAGATCTTTACGGAATGA